In one window of Aerosakkonema funiforme FACHB-1375 DNA:
- a CDS encoding MoaD/ThiS family protein, whose translation MSESPITVTVKLFAAYQEAYGVPELVLEFPVATPIAAVLERLIAEHPELAQWRDLTRFGINLEFVEPNTLLQDGDEVVLIPPVSGG comes from the coding sequence ATGTCCGAGTCTCCCATTACCGTTACCGTCAAACTCTTCGCTGCTTACCAAGAAGCCTATGGCGTTCCGGAGCTAGTATTAGAATTCCCAGTTGCCACACCGATCGCAGCTGTGCTGGAGCGTTTGATTGCCGAACATCCCGAACTCGCCCAATGGCGCGATTTGACGCGCTTTGGCATCAATCTGGAGTTTGTCGAACCCAATACCCTCCTACAAGATGGCGATGAGGTGGTGCTGATTCCACCTGTGAGTGGAGGTTAG